From a single Solanum dulcamara chromosome 4, daSolDulc1.2, whole genome shotgun sequence genomic region:
- the LOC129884743 gene encoding gibberellin 20-oxidase-like protein gives MIPESQSPLQLPVLDISQPSNSSTLSSLAAACKEWGFFHVINHGISNDLYRKINCLSKHLFDLPSETKLKAGPYSSLKTYTPHFIASPFFESLKVSGPDFSDSAKGSADTLAGEGNTEFSEILQEYGGKMTELAKVIQKTVLMSLGEELGMKYYISEFGNCHGYLRINNYSPPDSLEQEVEGLGMHTDMSCITVVYQNELGGLQVRSKDGQWVDILPCEDTLVVNIGDMLQAWSNDKLRSSEHRVVLKKPVNRFSLVFFWCFEDEKVILAPDEVVGEENLRIYKPFVCSDYLKFRVNNEKGKFDKVGFTVKDFVGIGSKLK, from the exons ATGATTCCTGAATCCCAATCACCATTGCAACTTCCTGTTTTGGACATCTCCCAACCATCAAACTCATCTACTCTATCTTCTCTTGCTGCTGCCTGCAAAGAATGGGGCTTCTTTCATGTTATCAATCATGGTATCTCCAATGATCTTTACAGAAAAATTAATTGCCTCTCCAAACACCTCTTCGACCTGCCTTCTGAGACCAAACTAAAAGCAGGTCCGTACTCGTCGCTGAAAACTTATACTCCTCATTTCATTGCATCTCCATTCTTTGAAAGCCTTAAAGTATCTGGACCAGACTTCTCTGACTCTGCTAAGGGTTCTGCAGATACCCTTGCTGGTGAAGGGAATACAGAATTCAG TGAGATACTGCAAGAATATGGAGGCAAAATGACAGAGTTAGCGAAAGTCATCCAGAAAACTGTCTTGATGAGCTTGGGAGAAGAACTTGGTATGAAGTATTATATCTCAGAATTTGGTAATTGCCATGGATACTTGAGGATAAATAACTACTCGCCCCCGGATAGTTTAGAGCAGGAAGTTGAAGGTCTTGGTATGCACACCGATATGAGCTGCATAACAGTTGTCTATCAAAATGAATTAGGTGGCCTCCAAGTAAGATCAAAGGACGGGCAGTGGGTGGATATTTTGCCATGTGAAGACACTCTTGTTGTAAATATTGGTGACATGCTGCAAGCTTGGAGCAATGACAAGCTAAGATCCTCTGAGCACCGTGTCGTTCTGAAGAAGCCGGTGAACCGCTTTTCTTTAGTTTTCTTCTGGTGCTTTGAGGATGAGAAGGTGATCTTGGCGCCTGATGAAGTAGTTGGTGAAGAAAATTTAAGAATCTACAAGCCATTCGTTTGCTCTGACTATTTAAAGTTTAGAGTGAACAATGAGAAAGGTAAATTTGATAAAGTTGGCTTTACAGTTAAAGATTTTGTTGGGATTGGATCCAAGTTAAAGTAG
- the LOC129884036 gene encoding pentatricopeptide repeat-containing protein At2g33680-like, with translation MSKRRYSSRILLTSFFVDPNKFAEKQNVKAWTSQISSLVRENQSIEAINLFKTMLKGEHKPNYVTVLSVIKAAEKWQPMVRGIHGFTIKMGFEFELPVVTALVGVYSIWDMDTAWQLFNHTKRKDVILWSAMASACVKSGEYVEAIEIFRKMQFCGVEPNYVSIVGIVPACSNLGAIRVGKEIHF, from the coding sequence ATGTCAAAGAGACGTTACTCCTCAAGAATTTTATTAACTTCTTTTTTCGTGGACCCAAATAAGTTTGCTGAAAAACAAAATGTGAAGGCATGGACATCACAGATATCCAGTTTGGTAAGGGAAAACCAATCCATAGAAGCCATCAATTTGTTCAAAACAATGCTAAAAGGTGAACACAAACCCAATTATGTTACAGTTTTAAGCGTTATAAAAGCTGCCGAAAAATGGCAGCCTATGGTGAGAGGAATTCATGGGTTTACTATCAAAATGGGATTTGAATTTGAACTACCCGTTGTGACGGCTCTTGTTGGTGTTTACTCTATTTGGGATATGGATACTGCATGGCAATTGTTTAATCACACAAAGAGAAAAGATGtaattttgtggagtgcaaTGGCTTCAGCTTGTGTCAAGAGTGGAGAGTACGTCGAGGCTATTGAGATTTTCCGGAAAATGCAATTTTGTGGTGTGGAACCAAATTATGTTAGCATTGTGGGGATAGTCCCTGCTTGTTCCAATCTTGGTGCTATAAGAGTTGGAAAAGAAATTCATTTTTAG
- the LOC129884037 gene encoding pentatricopeptide repeat-containing protein At2g33680-like, whose protein sequence is MYAKCGSLKSSITVFRGIEKKDLVSWRTMIHGCVENDCFNEALSLLSEMRYCRFEPDEGVIRELIGAVSQLHEIKIGQCFHSFVLKQGYLGCVSVVTALLHMYGGFGDIESAGSLFDPLKSKDLIAWSTMIAEYSQSECPSNALDIYQQMQSANEKPNEIIYVSLIQACSSMAAEVIGEGIHAQVIKSGNSSNAFLITSLIDMYCRFGRISQGEAIFSECPNEDLICWSSMINGYGINGHGNEALQCFLDMLNSGIKPNDVVFVSVLSTCSHCGFEYEGWNWFHAIEERFGVTPKLVHYACMVDMLSRQGNIEEAFEFVNNMPIEHMENSACWL, encoded by the coding sequence ATGTATGCTAAATGTGGGAGTTTGAAGTCTTCCATTACTGTTTTTCGTGGAATAGAGAAGAAGGATCTTGTTTCGTGGAGGACTATGATTCATGGATGCGTAGAAAATGATTGTTTTAATGAAGCTTTGAGTTTGTTGTCTGAGATGAGGTATTGTCGCTTTGAGCCGGATGAGGGTGTTATTCGTGAATTGATTGGAGCAGTGTCACAACTGCATGAGATTAAAATTGGACAGTGTTTCCACAGCTTTGTGCTCAAGCAGGGATATCTAGGATGTGTTTCGGTAGTGACTGCTCTTCTTCACATGTATGGTGGTTTTGGTGATATTGAGTCGGCTGGGAGCCTGTTTGATCCCCTGAAATCAAAGGATCTTATTGCCTGGAGTACCATGATTGCAGAATATTCCCAAAGTGAGTGTCCTAGTAATGCGCTTGATATATATCAACAGATGCAATCAGCAAATGAGAAGCCTAATGAGATCATCTATGTTAGTTTAATACAGGCTTGTTCTTCGATGGCTGCTGAAGTGATTGGAGAAGGGATACACGCACAAGTGATAAAATCGGGAAATTCATCCAATGCATTTTTGATAACCTCACTTATTGACATGTATTGCAGATTTGGACGCATAAGCCAAGGAGAGGCAATTTTCAGTGAATGTCCTAACGAAGATCTTATCTGTTGGAGCTCAATGATCAATGGTTATGGAATTAATGGGCATGGAAATGAGGCTCTTCAGTGTTTCTTAGACATGTTAAACTCTGGGATTAAACCAAATGATGTTGTTTTCGTTTCTGTTCTATCTACATGCAGTCATTGTGGTTTTGAATATGAGGGGTGGAACTGGTTTCATGCTATAGAAGAGAGATTCGGTGTTACTCCAAAACTTGTACATTATGCATGCATGGTTGATATGCTTAGTCGTCAAGGCAATATAGAAGAAGCTTTTGAATTTGTCAACAACATGCCTATAGAGCATATGGAGAACTCTGCTTGCTGGTTGTAG
- the LOC129884744 gene encoding rop guanine nucleotide exchange factor 3-like, with the protein MDNISSPDESYDMGYGYQPSLSSVDDQSPTETTGLSMLSDNSFAYCRTNSETSAFSEHTDENSWSETGSPMSSRSLKSPTRAVLSRLGMRQHKTIADDPDTVDLELELMKERFSKLLLGEDMSGGGKGVATAVTISNSITNLYASVFGQHQRLEPLHPDKKIMWKREMNCLLSVCDYIVEFVSTSQMLQDGTTIEALTSRPRSDIHINLPALRKLDAMLLEILDSFEATEFWYAEKGSMSNNSTRAGSFRKIVQVQPQPQPQRKEEKWWLPVVCVPSGGISEKERKNLRHKRDCANQIHKAAMAINSSILSEMEIPESYMTSLPKSGKASVGDSMYRHMYSAEKFSPEQLLDSLNISSEHEALELADKVEASMYTWRRKSCMPQAKSSWIMVKDLVSDDRTDKNNVLAERAESLLFCLKQRYPELSQTTLDTSKIHCNRDVGKAILESYSRVLESLAFNVVAWIEDVLFVDKTMKNQEE; encoded by the exons ATGGACAACATTTCAAGTcctgatgaaagttatgatatGGGATATGGATATCAGCCATCACTTTCTTCTGTGGATGATCAATCACCTACTGAAACAACAGGTCTTTCGATGCTGAGTGACAATTCTTTCGCCTATTGCAGAACAAACTCAGAGACCTCAGCCTTTTCTGAGCATACAGATGAAAATAGTTGGTCTGAGACGGGTTCACCTATGAGCTCGCGGAGTCTGAAATCTCCCACTCGTGCAGTGCTTTCGAGACTAGGAATGAGGCAGCACAAGACAATTGCAGATGATCCTGACACTGTAGATTTAG AGCTTGAATTGATGAAGGAGAGATTTTCAAAGCTGTTATTAGGAGAGGACATGTCAGGAGGGGGGAAAGGGGTAGCAACAGCAGTGACAATCTCAAACTCTATCACAAATCTTTATG CATCTGTGTTTGGTCAACACCAAAGATTGGAGCCTTTACATCCTGACAAGAAAATAATGTGGAAGAGAGAAATGAATTGTCTCTTATCTGTATGTGATTACATTGTAGAATTTGTTAGTACATCACAGATGCTACAAGATGGAACCACTATTGAG GCATTGACAAGCAGGCCTCGGTCAGATATTCATATCAACCTTCCTGCACTCAGAAAACTCGATGCCATGCTCCTC GAAATCTTGGACAGTTTTGAGGCCACTGAGTTCTGGTATGCTGAGAAAGGAAGCATGTCAAACAACTCAACACGGGCTGGATCGTTCAGGAAAATTGTTCAGGTTCAGCCTCAGCCTCAGCCTCAGCGCAAGGAAGAGAAGTGGTGGTTACCAGTTGTTTGTGTTCCTTCTGGTGGCATCTCTGAGAAGGAAAGGAAGAACTTGAGACACAAACGTGATTGTGCCAACCAAATTCACAAAGCAGCAATGGCCATCAATAGCAGCATCCTTTCTGAAATGGAAATCCCAGAATCATACATGACATCACTCCCTAAG AGTGGAAAGGCAAGTGTTGGAGACTCTATGTATCGCCACATGTATTCAGCAGAGAAATTTTCTCCTGAACAGCTCCTTGACAGTCTAAACATAAGCTCTGAACATGAAGCTTTAGAGCTTGCTGACAAAGTTGAAGCTTCAATGTATACATGGAGACGTAAATCATGCATGCCTCAAGCAAAATCATCATGGATCATGGTAAAAGATCTTGTGTCTGATGATCGGACTGATAAGAATAATGTTTTAGCAGAACGAGCAGAAAGTTTGTTGTTTTGTTTGAAGCAACGGTATCCCGAACTCTCACAAACAACATTGGACACAAGCAAGATTCATTGCAATCGG GATGTTGGGAAGGCAATCCTGGAAAGCTATTCTAGAGTACTCGAAAGTTTGGCATTCAACGTTGTTGCTTGGATCGAAGATGTACTTTTTGTAGACAAGACCATGAAAAACCAAGAAGAGTAG